In the genome of Tetrapisispora phaffii CBS 4417 chromosome 14, complete genome, one region contains:
- the TPHA0N01985 gene encoding uncharacterized protein codes for MFNRDGQIQTVTETTNYETDTAVLKAVKLHIEKVLIKESEINLDFVDDKFNINLQNTLRSIGIMKSPSEDDDCYYKTSNLRARRENTKSKVSACEIYICELEALLEVQKLYRQETKKPNSGVSNHIYLPVIMDYLFSFSVTSVNEERSFSKFKKIYGDYRHRLDDYTAFATANDSTAMRSKLKIDIYQESLEQSLYEICVFK; via the coding sequence ATGTTTAATAGAGATGGGCAAATCCAAACTGTTACGGAAACTACTAACTATGAAACTGATACAGCTGTACTGAAGGCAGTGAAACTTCATATTGAAAAGGTTTTAATCAAAGAATCGGAAATAAATTTGGATTTCGTCGATGATAAATTCAACATAAATTTGCAAAACACACTAAGATCAATAGGTATTATGAAAAGTCCCtctgaagatgatgattgCTATTATAAGACTAGTAATCTGAGAGCTAGAAGGGAGAACACTAAATCCAAAGTTAGTGCTTGTGAGATATACATTTGTGAACTTGAAGCATTGTTAGAAGTGCAGAAACTCTATCGACAAGAAACGAAAAAGCCAAACTCGGGAGTTTCGAACCATATTTATTTGCCAGTGATAATGGATTATTTATTCTCGTTTTCTGTCACATCGGTTAATGAAGAGAgatcattttcaaaattcaagaaaatTTATGGTGACTATCGACATAGACTAGATGATTATACTGCATTTGCGACTGCTAATGACAGTACTGCCATGAGgtcaaaattgaaaattgaCATATATCAAGAGTC